The Devosia sp. SD17-2 genome includes a region encoding these proteins:
- a CDS encoding ABC transporter ATP-binding protein, which yields MTLAAATAVSTAPATVLSVRNLSIDAKAADGGVIHLVRDVSFDVYENEVLGIVGESGSGKSLTMLAVLGLLGPGLSIAGGSIVLRGQELTTLSFAELRKVRGKSVSIIFQDPLTTLNPVLKIGDQIAEAIRLHNPKKSGAEIQARVIELLSLVGIPNPERRATQFPNEFSGGMRQRVVIAMAMANEPDLLIADEPTTALDVTIQAQVMKVLAEVRARTGAAMVLITHDLGLVSEYADRLAVMYSGRVVEQAPGEKLFATPEHPYTAGLIASLPKVDHKVSSLYSIPGFVPDPRKRPQGCAFQPRCAIGRDRPECGASDPALRATDSDRDVACHFAEVTPDWLAEQRALSAAPAEQVAANDSDVQLKSALKVEHLNKVFDVRGKAFRPHKLHALRDISFDLKSGKTLGIVGESGCGKSTLARVLLRLAEASGGEVYLNGEPFFTLRGQALRNKRKELQVVFQDPYSSLDPRMTIHDVIAEPLRISGNYSRDRVNELLEYVGLPPEAGLRRSPEFSGGQRQRIAIARSLALNPDVLILDEAVSALDVSIQAQVINLLMKLQKDLGLTYVFISHDLSVVRHISDEVVVMYLGRIIEQGKTEDVFDSPSHPYTRALLAAIPQIGGKSDTDGLIAKGDLPNPMSPPSGCAFRTRCPMAVDQCAQSEPALTSHGKADHLAACHFARA from the coding sequence ATGACGCTTGCTGCTGCAACTGCCGTTTCAACCGCTCCTGCTACGGTCCTGAGCGTTCGCAATCTGTCCATCGATGCCAAGGCGGCTGATGGCGGGGTAATCCACCTCGTGCGCGACGTCTCCTTCGACGTCTATGAGAACGAGGTTCTCGGGATTGTCGGAGAGTCCGGCTCGGGCAAGAGCCTGACCATGCTGGCCGTGCTGGGCCTCCTTGGCCCAGGCCTCAGCATTGCCGGCGGCAGCATCGTGCTGCGCGGTCAGGAGCTGACGACGCTCAGCTTTGCCGAACTGCGCAAGGTCCGCGGCAAGTCGGTCTCGATCATCTTCCAGGATCCGCTGACCACGCTGAACCCCGTGCTCAAGATCGGCGACCAGATCGCCGAGGCGATCCGGCTGCACAATCCGAAGAAGTCCGGCGCAGAAATCCAGGCACGCGTCATCGAGCTCCTGTCGCTTGTCGGCATTCCCAACCCGGAACGCCGCGCGACCCAGTTCCCGAACGAATTCTCGGGCGGCATGCGCCAGCGCGTGGTCATCGCCATGGCCATGGCCAATGAACCAGACCTTTTGATCGCCGACGAGCCGACGACGGCTCTCGACGTGACCATCCAGGCTCAGGTGATGAAGGTGCTGGCCGAAGTGCGGGCCCGCACCGGCGCCGCCATGGTGCTGATCACCCACGACCTGGGTCTCGTTTCTGAATATGCCGATCGCCTCGCGGTCATGTATTCGGGCCGTGTGGTGGAACAGGCTCCGGGCGAAAAGCTCTTCGCCACGCCTGAGCATCCCTATACGGCGGGCTTGATCGCCAGCCTGCCAAAGGTCGACCACAAGGTTTCCTCGCTGTATTCGATCCCGGGCTTTGTTCCCGATCCGCGCAAGCGTCCGCAGGGCTGCGCGTTTCAGCCGCGTTGCGCCATCGGTCGTGATCGGCCCGAATGCGGCGCGTCGGATCCGGCATTGCGCGCCACCGACAGCGACCGCGACGTGGCCTGCCACTTCGCCGAGGTAACACCCGACTGGCTGGCCGAGCAGCGTGCGCTCAGTGCCGCCCCGGCAGAGCAGGTCGCCGCAAACGATTCCGATGTCCAGCTCAAGTCGGCTCTCAAGGTCGAGCATCTCAACAAGGTGTTTGACGTGCGCGGAAAGGCCTTCCGTCCGCACAAGCTGCACGCGCTGCGCGATATCTCCTTTGATCTCAAAAGCGGCAAGACGCTCGGCATTGTCGGCGAGTCCGGTTGCGGCAAGTCCACTCTGGCACGCGTGCTGCTGCGTCTGGCCGAAGCCAGCGGCGGCGAGGTCTACCTCAACGGCGAACCCTTCTTTACGCTGCGCGGCCAGGCCCTGCGCAACAAGCGTAAGGAGCTGCAGGTGGTCTTCCAGGACCCCTATTCCTCGCTCGATCCGCGCATGACCATTCATGACGTGATTGCCGAGCCGCTGCGGATCTCTGGCAATTACAGCCGCGACCGCGTCAATGAGCTGCTCGAATATGTGGGTCTGCCGCCCGAGGCGGGTCTGCGCCGGTCGCCGGAGTTTTCCGGTGGGCAGCGTCAGCGTATCGCCATTGCACGCTCGCTTGCGCTTAATCCGGATGTGCTTATTCTGGACGAAGCGGTGTCGGCTCTGGACGTTTCAATTCAGGCGCAGGTCATCAACCTCCTGATGAAGCTCCAGAAAGACCTCGGACTGACCTATGTGTTCATCTCGCACGATCTGTCTGTGGTGCGGCACATCTCCGACGAAGTTGTGGTGATGTATCTCGGCCGGATCATTGAGCAGGGCAAGACCGAAGACGTGTTTGACAGTCCGTCCCATCCCTATACCCGCGCGCTTCTGGCCGCGATCCCGCAGATCGGCGGCAAGTCCGATACGGATGGGCTGATCGCCAAGGGTGACCTGCCCAACCCGATGAGCCCGCCGTCCGGCTGTGCTTTCCGCACTCGCTGCCCGATGGCCGTGGATCAGTGCGCCCAGTCCGAGCCTGCGCTCACCTCCCATGGCAAGGCGGATCACCTCGCAGCCTGTCATTTCGCCCGAGCTTAG
- a CDS encoding ABC transporter permease, whose amino-acid sequence MTDAFFLGVAGKTFLISLGVTAAALVLGFPLAALMWRAPAVWRSPISIIVLSPLLVSMVASSYGWIVILGQNGVINNALIGLGLIQSPIKLLYTDLAIGIGLVHVVLPFMVLNLVAALDRIDMAVSEAAASLGANRARIWWHVLLPLCVPGIGAGVTLCFSLSISAYVTPAVLGPSGPNFITTLIYQNFVSLYEWGAGSAMAFLLLIVAASAVFGLGALTNLLAPARRRT is encoded by the coding sequence TTGACAGATGCATTCTTCCTGGGTGTTGCCGGCAAGACTTTTCTGATTTCGCTGGGCGTTACGGCGGCCGCGCTCGTACTCGGGTTTCCTCTGGCCGCTTTGATGTGGCGGGCGCCTGCCGTCTGGCGCTCGCCGATTTCCATCATTGTGCTGTCGCCGCTCCTGGTGAGCATGGTGGCCAGCTCCTATGGCTGGATCGTCATCCTGGGGCAGAATGGCGTGATCAATAATGCGCTGATCGGGCTGGGTCTGATCCAGTCGCCGATTAAGCTGCTCTATACCGACCTCGCCATCGGCATTGGCCTGGTCCATGTCGTCCTGCCCTTCATGGTGCTTAATCTCGTCGCTGCCCTCGATCGCATCGACATGGCGGTCAGCGAAGCCGCTGCCTCTTTGGGGGCGAACCGCGCGCGCATCTGGTGGCATGTGCTCTTGCCGCTCTGCGTGCCAGGCATCGGTGCGGGCGTTACGCTCTGTTTCTCGCTCTCGATCTCGGCCTATGTGACGCCGGCCGTTCTAGGTCCGAGCGGTCCGAACTTCATCACCACCCTGATCTACCAGAACTTTGTCAGCCTTTATGAATGGGGCGCCGGCTCTGCCATGGCCTTCCTGCTGCTCATCGTCGCCGCGAGCGCTGTGTTCGGCCTAGGCGCGCTGACCAATCTTCTGGCCCCCGCCCGGAGGCGCACATGA
- a CDS encoding ABC transporter permease: protein MARISFSQATAGILLLIMAVLVIVIPLLPGYDPYTQDLGATLLPMGGTSFDGKYFILGTDTLGRDLLSRLALAGQVSTLIGLGAVAVSLVIGVTLGLIAGYFRGPVEAVIMGLADLQLSIPRVLLLIAVTAIIGPSVFNLAILLGLTSWVAYGRVARGMTLSLREREFILSARVQGASATWNIRQHLLPNVLPQMLIVGSYEFGMIVVLEASLSYLGLGVQPPLPSWGMMVSEGQNYLSLAPHLAMLPSIALFILVAGFQFLSQAFTKENDLEMVS, encoded by the coding sequence ATGGCCCGGATTTCATTCTCTCAGGCCACAGCTGGCATCCTGCTTCTCATCATGGCGGTGCTGGTCATCGTCATCCCCCTGCTGCCCGGCTACGATCCCTACACCCAAGATCTGGGTGCAACCTTGCTGCCCATGGGCGGGACATCCTTTGATGGAAAGTATTTCATCCTGGGAACCGATACGCTCGGCCGAGATCTCCTGTCGCGTCTGGCACTTGCGGGCCAGGTGTCCACGCTGATCGGCCTCGGCGCTGTTGCGGTGAGCCTTGTCATCGGTGTCACCCTGGGCCTGATCGCAGGATATTTCCGCGGTCCGGTTGAGGCGGTCATCATGGGTCTTGCAGACCTGCAGCTCTCGATCCCGCGCGTCCTGCTGCTGATCGCCGTCACCGCCATCATCGGACCGAGCGTCTTCAACCTCGCCATCCTCCTTGGTCTGACCAGCTGGGTCGCCTATGGCCGCGTGGCTCGTGGCATGACGCTCAGCCTGCGCGAGCGCGAATTCATCCTGTCGGCGCGAGTGCAGGGCGCATCCGCGACCTGGAACATCCGCCAGCATCTTCTGCCCAACGTGTTGCCGCAGATGCTGATCGTGGGGTCCTATGAGTTCGGCATGATTGTCGTGCTCGAAGCCTCGCTGAGCTATCTCGGTCTTGGCGTTCAGCCGCCATTGCCGAGCTGGGGTATGATGGTTTCCGAAGGTCAGAACTATCTCTCCCTCGCGCCGCATCTCGCCATGCTCCCCAGCATTGCCCTCTTCATTCTGGTGGCCGGGTTCCAGTTCCTGTCACAGGCCTTCACCAAGGAAAATGACCTGGAGATGGTGTCATGA
- a CDS encoding MBL fold metallo-hydrolase, with product MPAFGGVNALIIGQRGSHAIIDTGLPNAATAAVWAQVEDDWVEGAQHILCTHMHIDHVGQAGPLLERSGAAFLMTATEHSDAMRLSNTTQAERLVELQVLWARNGFDASAARLPSDYSVMAPFPQDFQVLQAGDHIRLGGIDFEVLVGGGHSLAPACLYAADRKILVAGDQLLSGSGPQIVVQSNDPEYDAMGAYLDFLEAMEALPADTIVLPGHGDPMPLGSTIVRIRQGHLARLDRLRAAITHPMSCAEMVPLVFSDRALAHLGTRMPHMMPALANYLTIRGHLVRHTDDRGVVLFGPV from the coding sequence ATGCCGGCCTTCGGTGGCGTCAACGCGCTGATCATCGGTCAGCGCGGCAGCCACGCCATCATCGATACCGGGCTGCCCAACGCTGCGACTGCCGCGGTCTGGGCGCAGGTTGAGGATGACTGGGTAGAGGGTGCCCAGCACATTCTCTGTACGCATATGCATATCGATCACGTCGGTCAGGCCGGGCCATTGCTGGAACGCAGCGGCGCCGCTTTTCTGATGACCGCGACCGAACACTCAGATGCCATGCGGCTGAGCAATACCACGCAGGCTGAGCGGCTGGTCGAGTTGCAGGTGCTCTGGGCGCGAAACGGCTTTGACGCCAGCGCCGCGCGCCTGCCATCCGACTATTCGGTCATGGCGCCCTTCCCACAGGACTTTCAGGTTCTCCAAGCAGGCGACCATATCCGTCTCGGCGGCATCGACTTCGAGGTACTCGTCGGTGGCGGGCATTCACTGGCGCCGGCCTGCCTTTATGCGGCCGACCGAAAGATCCTGGTTGCCGGCGACCAGCTGCTCTCCGGGTCCGGACCCCAGATCGTCGTCCAGAGCAATGATCCCGAGTACGACGCGATGGGCGCCTATCTCGATTTCCTAGAGGCCATGGAAGCGCTTCCGGCCGATACGATTGTGCTTCCCGGACATGGCGATCCCATGCCTTTGGGATCAACGATTGTTCGTATCCGTCAGGGGCATCTGGCCCGTCTCGATCGACTGCGGGCAGCGATCACGCATCCCATGAGCTGTGCGGAGATGGTGCCGCTCGTGTTCTCGGATCGGGCCCTGGCACATCTGGGAACCCGCATGCCGCACATGATGCCGGCCCTTGCCAATTATCTGACAATCCGCGGACACCTTGTCCGACACACCGACGACCGTGGGGTTGTCCTCTTCGGGCCCGTGTAG
- a CDS encoding ABC transporter ATP-binding protein: protein MTALNCSNISKSYGRLKVLNNVSLSIEKGELVTLLGPSGCGKTTLLRSIAGLADIDEGSIVLEGRDVTRTPIHKRHIAMVFQSHALFPHMSVADNVAFGLKMQGVAREEREERVKKALSLVRLDAYVSRMPHELSGGQQQRVAIARAIVTNPTALLLDEPFGALDRKLREALQVELRRVTKELGITAIFVTHDQEEAVVLSDRVAVMEGGVIQQIAPANEVYENPANEFVASFMGFQNILDAKIDGVEGGQTRLKIGDASVLADAVAPAGAKDIRFAIRAERVALKRTQEGEGIAGKVNSLTYLGEQNAFVVDTSVGPIVARVSTAVDSFKPGEEVFVTFDRSAIRLLNS from the coding sequence GTGACTGCACTCAATTGTTCGAACATTTCCAAGAGCTACGGGCGCCTCAAGGTGCTCAACAATGTCTCGCTCTCGATCGAAAAGGGTGAATTGGTCACGCTGCTGGGCCCCAGCGGCTGCGGCAAGACCACGCTGCTGCGCTCGATTGCCGGCCTTGCTGATATCGACGAGGGCAGCATTGTCCTTGAAGGGCGCGACGTCACGCGCACGCCGATCCACAAGCGCCATATCGCCATGGTGTTCCAGTCCCATGCGCTGTTCCCGCATATGAGCGTGGCCGACAATGTCGCCTTCGGCCTCAAGATGCAGGGCGTGGCGCGCGAGGAGCGTGAGGAACGGGTGAAGAAGGCGCTGTCGCTGGTGCGGCTCGATGCGTATGTCAGCCGCATGCCGCATGAGCTTTCCGGCGGCCAGCAGCAGCGCGTTGCCATCGCCCGCGCCATTGTCACCAATCCGACCGCTCTTCTGCTCGACGAACCCTTTGGTGCGCTCGACCGCAAGCTGCGCGAAGCGCTGCAGGTGGAACTGCGCCGCGTGACCAAGGAACTGGGCATTACCGCGATCTTCGTGACCCACGACCAGGAAGAGGCTGTGGTGCTCAGCGACCGGGTCGCGGTGATGGAGGGCGGGGTCATCCAGCAGATCGCCCCGGCCAACGAGGTCTATGAGAACCCGGCCAATGAGTTCGTGGCGAGCTTCATGGGCTTCCAGAACATTCTCGATGCCAAGATTGATGGCGTTGAGGGTGGCCAGACGCGTCTGAAGATCGGCGATGCCAGCGTTCTGGCCGATGCCGTGGCTCCGGCGGGGGCCAAGGATATTCGCTTTGCCATCAGGGCAGAGCGGGTCGCGCTCAAGCGCACACAGGAGGGCGAGGGGATCGCCGGAAAGGTCAATTCACTGACCTATCTGGGCGAGCAGAACGCCTTCGTCGTCGACACGTCGGTGGGGCCGATTGTGGCCCGTGTGTCCACCGCGGTCGACAGTTTCAAGCCGGGTGAGGAGGTCTTTGTGACCTTTGACCGCTCCGCCATCCGCCTACTGAATTCTTAA
- a CDS encoding ABC transporter permease, with translation MIGRIFFGVVIALLFTFILAPTVVIALSSFGTSEILEFPPQNFTLRWYFFALAKPEFLSAAWNSLWLAVVSTAIATPLAIAAALAITRSNIKGREVFQTILLAPLVVPSVVIGLAILLATSRIGFGAGSTRLIVAHVLIVLPYLLRTTSASLMRLDPLAEEAARTLGANNIKTFLLITLPGLAPGLIAGMVFAFVISFDNVSISLFLANARMNTLPLSLMSYVEYNLDPSVAAVSTLLIVMALVVAIALERFAGLRKTLGA, from the coding sequence ATGATCGGCCGCATTTTCTTCGGCGTGGTCATCGCGCTGCTGTTCACCTTTATCCTTGCGCCCACAGTGGTGATTGCGCTCAGCTCCTTCGGCACCAGCGAGATCCTCGAATTCCCGCCGCAGAATTTTACGCTGCGCTGGTATTTCTTCGCCCTCGCCAAGCCCGAATTCCTGTCTGCAGCCTGGAACTCGCTGTGGCTGGCCGTCGTCTCGACCGCCATCGCAACGCCGCTCGCCATTGCAGCGGCGCTCGCCATCACGCGCAGCAATATCAAGGGACGCGAGGTGTTCCAGACCATCCTCCTGGCCCCGCTGGTTGTGCCATCGGTCGTCATCGGTCTTGCCATTCTTCTGGCAACCTCCCGCATTGGTTTTGGGGCGGGCAGCACCCGTTTGATCGTGGCGCACGTGCTGATCGTCCTGCCCTATCTCCTGCGCACCACCAGTGCCAGCCTGATGCGGCTTGATCCCCTGGCCGAAGAAGCCGCGCGTACGCTCGGGGCCAACAACATCAAGACCTTCCTCTTGATCACCCTGCCGGGTCTTGCTCCCGGCCTGATCGCGGGCATGGTCTTTGCCTTCGTGATCTCGTTCGACAATGTGTCGATCTCGCTCTTCCTCGCCAATGCCAGGATGAACACCCTTCCGCTGAGCCTGATGAGCTATGTCGAGTATAATCTCGACCCGTCGGTCGCCGCGGTTTCCACCCTCCTCATCGTGATGGCTCTTGTCGTCGCAATTGCGCTTGAGCGCTTTGCGGGTCTGCGCAAGACGCTGGGAGCATAG